In candidate division WOR-3 bacterium, a single window of DNA contains:
- a CDS encoding NADH-quinone oxidoreductase subunit D — MEEKIKTFEPEEEIVLNMGPQHPSTHGVLRIILKLSGEKIVEAKPDIGYLHRGVEKLGETYTYVQFLPMLDRNDYLSATTNEFGFVLAVESLANIEVPERAQYIRVMFSELSRIASHLVWLGTFCLDLGGALGGGTSVFLFCFREREKVLDIFERMTGSRLHPHLMQFGGVRYDVYPGMDKDIKETLDLLEKRIDEYEDMLINNPVFLDRTKGVGILPKEIALEYGCSGPVLRGSGVKYDLRKAHPYSSYDKFDFEIPVFNNGDVFDRFRVRIEEMRQSIKIIRQALEGLPEGPIASQMPVKVKVAVKTPPGEVYRAIESPRGELGYYIYSDGKPTAYRVKIRAPSFSNLSVLPYLLKDHLVADVVAILGSLDPVFGDVDR; from the coding sequence ATGGAAGAAAAAATTAAAACCTTTGAACCTGAAGAGGAAATAGTTTTAAATATGGGTCCTCAACACCCCTCAACACACGGGGTGTTAAGGATTATTTTAAAACTTTCAGGTGAAAAAATTGTTGAGGCAAAACCTGACATCGGATATTTGCACAGGGGGGTTGAAAAACTTGGGGAAACTTATACCTATGTCCAATTTTTACCCATGCTTGATAGAAATGATTACCTTTCTGCCACAACAAATGAATTTGGATTTGTTCTTGCTGTTGAATCTCTTGCCAATATAGAGGTTCCAGAAAGGGCTCAATACATAAGAGTAATGTTTTCTGAGCTTTCAAGAATTGCATCCCACCTTGTATGGCTCGGAACATTCTGTCTTGATCTGGGTGGTGCCTTAGGTGGAGGAACATCGGTATTTTTATTCTGTTTCAGGGAAAGGGAAAAGGTGCTCGATATTTTTGAAAGAATGACAGGTTCAAGACTCCATCCCCATCTTATGCAGTTTGGAGGTGTTAGATACGATGTTTATCCTGGAATGGATAAGGATATTAAGGAAACCCTTGATTTACTTGAGAAAAGAATTGATGAATATGAAGATATGCTTATAAATAATCCTGTATTTCTTGATAGAACAAAGGGAGTAGGGATATTGCCAAAAGAAATTGCACTGGAATACGGTTGTTCAGGACCTGTTCTAAGAGGTTCCGGTGTAAAATATGATCTAAGAAAAGCTCACCCTTACTCTTCTTATGATAAATTTGATTTTGAAATTCCTGTTTTTAATAATGGAGATGTCTTTGATAGATTCAGGGTCAGAATTGAAGAGATGAGACAGTCAATAAAAATAATAAGACAGGCTTTAGAGGGACTACCTGAGGGTCCCATTGCTTCCCAGATGCCTGTTAAGGTAAAGGTTGCTGTAAAAACACCCCCTGGAGAAGTGTATAGAGCTATTGAATCTCCAAGGGGTGAACTTGGTTATTATATTTATTCAGACGGAAAACCTACAGCTTATAGAGTAAAAATAAGAGCACCTTCATTTTCAAACCTTTCAGTTTTACCCTACCTTTTAAAAGATCACCTTGTAGCTGATGTCGTTGCAATACTTGGTTCCCTTGATCCAGTTTTTGGTGATGTAGATAGATAG
- a CDS encoding NADH-quinone oxidoreductase subunit C has product MKKEVIKRELNLEETKDGILIFEKKEFFHVMEKVKENFPYLSFITACHFPEKREFEIIYCVRNLEEPEILLLKTKILENEKIPSAYKYYKGADWMEREIYDLFGIEFENHPDLRRIVLPPDWEGHPLRKDYPINKAPEKYDYRKREVLRREF; this is encoded by the coding sequence AGAAAGAGGTAATAAAAAGAGAACTTAACCTTGAGGAAACAAAAGATGGAATTTTAATTTTTGAAAAAAAGGAATTTTTCCATGTAATGGAAAAAGTTAAAGAAAACTTTCCCTATCTTTCCTTCATTACAGCCTGCCATTTTCCTGAGAAAAGAGAATTTGAAATTATTTATTGTGTTAGAAATTTAGAAGAACCTGAAATTTTACTTTTAAAAACAAAAATATTGGAAAATGAAAAAATTCCTTCAGCTTATAAATACTATAAAGGTGCTGACTGGATGGAAAGAGAAATTTACGATTTATTTGGAATAGAGTTTGAAAATCATCCTGATTTGAGAAGAATAGTTTTACCTCCTGACTGGGAAGGTCATCCTTTAAGAAAGGATTACCCAATAAATAAAGCACCTGAAAAGTATGATTACAGAAAAAGAGAAGTTTTAAGGAGGGAATTTTAA